The following proteins are co-located in the Acidimicrobiia bacterium genome:
- a CDS encoding virulence factor, whose protein sequence is MSRRSDGAMLTVIWWRDIPAQVTARRGEHVVRRELSPQFQVAIDRAAMHAGLIGTDAYLDEWRKVTTPCDEDLQTAVDAVAADLEETYPATRLARVAGNLGYEEQP, encoded by the coding sequence ATGAGCAGGCGGTCCGACGGAGCGATGCTCACGGTGATCTGGTGGCGCGACATCCCAGCGCAGGTGACCGCCCGCAGAGGCGAGCACGTCGTCAGGAGGGAGCTCTCCCCTCAGTTCCAGGTGGCCATCGACAGGGCCGCGATGCACGCCGGCCTCATCGGCACGGACGCCTACCTCGACGAGTGGCGCAAGGTCACCACACCGTGCGACGAGGACCTCCAGACGGCAGTGGACGCGGTTGCCGCCGACCTCGAAGAGACCTACCCGGCGACCCGCCTGGCGCGGGTGGCCGGCAACCTCGGATACGAGGAGCAGCCGTGA